Genomic DNA from Acanthopagrus latus isolate v.2019 chromosome 2, fAcaLat1.1, whole genome shotgun sequence:
AAATCCTAAAGTgaaagaaccagaaccacaacGTAAAATCACTCCATTATAACTCAATATTTTCCATTCCAAATCCAACTTTAGTaaaaaattattcaaatttCATCAGCTAAATAAACCTAAAGTATTAAGTATTCATAGTTTAAAAGTCGGCCCCTGTGAACACAGCTGATGGAGATCTTCAGTGTGTAAGAAGTATTGACTGTTGTAGCTGATCTAGTCTTAAATATGAGTTTTAAATAAGAGTGGACCCCAACATGCGGCTTGTCCAGAGAGTCACAAGATGATAAATCTGGTGTGATGATTTATAGGGTGGAACATTTTAGGAACATTCTCTTATCTTTACTTTTAGTCTTTTGGGCCTCGAACATTGATCTTGATGAGACCATCTGAGAAGTTGAGAAGAGAAATAATTCTATTGTTGATCAGATAACAATGGACAGCCGAAAAAAGACGAGGGGGTCCAACCAGACACTGCAGTTTTTGTACAGGGTCATGAGCCAAAAGGTTTGGGAACCACTCATTTTATCTTTAGCAATACTAATGCCTGCCATGCTTTTACAGTAATGACTGgtactgtacatacatattGTATTCTACTGCACTGGCTGAACTTATTGCCAGGTTACTGTTCACAAAACGTTACTTACTGTTTATATCTCTGTATTTACTGTTTGCTGAGTGGTGGACCCCCACAGTAAGACCCTTGCTACCACCAAAATGTGTCATCACAATATATAATCTTATAATCAAGATAACTAAgtaataacataaaatacaacacTAACAAGCTTGAGGCCTAATTTGTTGAAGTAACCCTTTAATCATGATTAATTAACCTAAATGAACAAATTTTAATGCTGCAAACCCCTTGTAGGGCTAGAACCAAAACTAAGGCCAGGGATAAATATGGAACAAATACCAGAAATTACCCGATGCCACCAATTACAGAGAATACACTGTTATCTACATTgtagatctctctctctctctctctctctctctctctctctctctctctctctatatatatatatatatatatatatatatatatatatatatatacatatacatatatatatacacacacacacacgcacacacataagatctctctctctctctctctctctctctctatatatacatatatatatatacacgcacacacacaagatctctctctctctctctctaattatatatatatatatatatatatatatatatatatatatatatatatatatatatatatatacacacacacacacacacacacacacacacgcacacacacaaggggtTGGTCATTATGTTGTGTGAGAAGATGCTGCATCATAGCCTaattagcacatttttaaatctgatcATTGATCAGGGCTGATAATCAGTCTACCCCAGTTTCGCACCAGATGATTATGCCTGTGCACATGTATATCCTGACCTATTCATAAGATGTTTATTCATGACACACATTATTAGAATTGGATTTTAATTACGTGATTTACTTACAtattatataatacatatttgGATGAGCATTGTTAGAGGTCGTAATTCCATTGCCAGCAACTGCCTTACTGTAGCCACAGTGTATATAAGACACATAGCGCGCTGAAAACATTAAACTACAAGTTTATGTATAATCTTAATATGTAGAGTGACTACAACTGTCGAGTAAATGTAGTTCAATGAAAAGCACAATGCATCTGAAAAGTATAGAGCagcataaaattaaaaatacttaagtaaagtagAAATAGGCTAGTTCAGTACTTCAGTGCAGTCCCCTTCTACTGACAGCCAATGTAATCCTCCAATCATTTTAACCCAGATACGtgaatgtataataaataaacacatgaataaatgacacaaaacGGGTCCACCCATCATTACAGCACACAGTAGAAGCATACTGACAACCAGgcgagaaaaaaagagaaaaaggcatCTGAGCCGGTGAAATCTCGCGAGATTACCACCGTAACGGAGGACTGGGGCTTGGTCTTGAAGTTTTCAGATGCATCTGTAGATGAATCATAACAGCATCAAGATGTCGGGACGATCAGGCCGCGCCGAGACACGAAGTCGGGCTAAAGATGACATTAAAAAGGTCCTGGCGGCCATCGAGAAAGTGCGCAAATGGTATGTAGGCTGTCTGGGGGACAATATGGAGGGAAATGTATTAGTAGACCGTGGGCTGATATCTGCTGCGTCGCTCAACAAACTTCAGTCGGAAAAGTTCGATGATTGACGGAGCTGCTGACCAATCAATGCCCCGGGTTGACAGGCGAGGCGGGGCTAGCCGAGTTTTTTCCGCCGAGAGCTGTCAATATGGCTACAGCCTCACATGCTGCGAGCTGTAACAGAGACGGCTGTCCTGTGAACACATtacactgaaataaatcaacaccTGCCGACCAATCCTCAGGATTTTTTACACGCTCGTGTAGAGTAGGCGATGAGTACCTCTGAGCGTGATGGTATATGTGATTAGCTGTCAGCTCTGCTgtgcacagagaggaagacacgAGCATGTATTATGTCATGGTGCAGATTAATGGTATTAAGGCAGCTGGTCTGAACTGAGCTCCTGGCCGAAATTACTTCAACTAATTTCATCCCCAGGGAGAAGAAATGGGTGACAGTCGGGGACACGTCCTTACGTATATTCAAGTGGGTgccagtgacagaaacaaagcaggTGGGGTCCTCTGGCATGTggcagaaaatgaattaaaaaaaaaaaaaatcaccattgCTGTGAAGGCTTTCATTTAATGCACTGGATGACAACCCCCTTTTTGTTGGCAGATATATCGCACCAAATCCACAGGTGGAGATGTCAGAGGACTGAAGGATGTGGTCCTGGAAAATACTAACTCTTTATTGGATTTCACTGGTGagtcttctgttttttcaaaatattaaataaatagcCCTCTGGAGCCATTGCATTCATCATGTGTCACAAAGAGTGAATACCACAAACACATAATATTAAAAATAGGGAAGAAAATAGTGCCATGTTCAGTACAGCTCCTGTGTGTCCGCCTCTAGATGAAAACAGCAACCAGAGCTTTCTGTCGGACGTTTACCAGCCGAAGATGGATAACAGCAGCAGTACCTCCAGCTCGCAGCAGGTCAGCCCTCCACACACCTCCAGCCTCCGGACCGAAGACTCTCAGCCACCAATGCTGGGCCAGGAGAGTGTGGATGGTATGTGTATGATGACTCTTTCCTCTCAATTTTACAAATTATgcctgtaatttaaaaaaaaatacatgtacacacaataGGTAGTGTAtttgttaataaaaatgttaccACGACTCCGGTCATCAGCTGGCCCAGCAGTACAATCAGACTTGTGTCCCGTCGTCAAGTTTCCATATATAACACATTTGGTTGTGTCCTGTATTAACTCTGCATTCCTTTATCTGTCAAAGCTGCACCAGCAAGGTCATAATCTGACTCTTCTTTGTGAATCCAGAGCCAGTGCATTCAGGACAGGAGGGGGCCGATGAGCCTCCCACTCTCATCAAGGAGGACCTTCTCTCATCAGGAACTGTTAGACGGACCCCTCCAGACACGCAGGTTCACTTGAATTTCAActaggaaatgttttttttatctaattGCGTGAGCATTTATGTAACCCTTTTTAACACGTTTCCTTCCCATTCTACAGGAGGAGTTGGATGAATCAGGAGCGCCTCCTTTAAAGAAGATTTGCACAGGAGAAAATGCCGTTCTGAGATAGCTTATTTATAATCATTTTGTTAAAATGCACACAATACTTGTTCTCAGACTGACTAGCTAAGCTTTTCAAATTGTCCCAAGGTTCagtttcagcaaaaaaaagaaaaaaaaaaagaagaagtactGCAAAATCTTTGTTCAGGTCTCTAAAGTCTTGCTGTTTCTAAGTGGTTGAAATGAATggagaagggtttttttttttttttccaaactgttgCCAGTCACTGTCGGGCAGTGTGATTTTGGTTCACATGCTGAAGTATCTAgctttctgttctctgttttagTATTTTCGCAGCTAAACGTTACTTTTGCATGTCTCCATATCCTGTTGCTTATTTTGGAGGTTTAAGGCCATTTTCAATAAACATATTCGATGTGTAGCTTGATGCAGATTGATGTTTAGATGTGCCATCTTGTTTTAAATAAGATGCCCTCTCTGGACCAGATCTTATTTTGGCTTATCACatgtaagaagaaaaaatgctttttaaaaaatatttataatataatttGCCCATGTTTATAACTCAACGTTGTAAACCATAATAAATGCATCTGTCTATTTCCACTTCAGTTCACTGGTGCTGTAAGGTTTCTATTTATTTAGCATAATGTCTTGAGGCAGTTGCTCTGCTAATGAGGGCAGGTCCTATTGTTTAATCAGACCTGTCTAAAATGGAGCCCAAGCAGTGTGTTTAGAAATGAATTAGATGATTCAGAGAGTAACGGATGGATAGTCATTTTTCAACAGTTAAAttgtttaaacattaaagcgtgatttaaaaaaatcatacagTCTTTATTGTCGTCAGCTGACCTCTAGTCTCCAATTTATATTCTGTGTGGGCGTGGTGTATGTGAAGAGGCCGTTCCGgactgctgactgacagctacCATTAGCCAATGAGTGACTGTATCCGAACAATTCGACGAGGGCGCCTCGCTGAAGTAGCCAATGACGGTCGAGAAAGGGCGGGACGTGCACGCGACGCTGCTTGCTGCCGGGGAAACCGTGTACTGACGGCGTACGGAATTGTGCCGGTGGACTGGAAACTCCCGCCATTTCGACAAGGAATTAACCTCTTGATTGATCCAGGTTACTTTTTCGTAATACTTCTTGACGCTGTTAACTGACAACAAGAAGCGCCAACAGCGTGAACATGCTGCGAGTGCAACTGAATGAACGAAAGCAGGCCTAGTTTTCAAAGACTTGGGATTGTACAGCGCGCGCTAGACCTCCCGCTGAACTGAGCTTTGGCTGTTGCCGCGAGTTTGATTTCGGTGTGGTTTCCATCCTTTCATGTTCATCTGGAGGAGCTAAAAGTTTCCCAACTATACCGAGAGACAAGTCCAGCAAGCTGTTTTAGTTCCAGGACATTGCGTAAAACCAACATGACACCGCTacgagaggagagaagaaggatgCGATGAGGCGGCTGCCAAGAAGTGCACTGTTATTGTTTTGCAACGAGATAGCAATCCAGCATACTAGCTAGTCAGCTAGCTGCTACACGTTGAGTGCCGGGCCTGCCGGCGGTAACGTCAGACGTGCTAAGATATTTCGGGACACTTGGATACATGCTAAGGATATATTGTTGTATATTGTTGTACTGATCTGTCGCTA
This window encodes:
- the bcl7bb gene encoding B-cell CLL/lymphoma 7 protein family member B-B produces the protein MNHNSIKMSGRSGRAETRSRAKDDIKKVLAAIEKVRKWEKKWVTVGDTSLRIFKWVPVTETKQIYRTKSTGGDVRGLKDVVLENTNSLLDFTDENSNQSFLSDVYQPKMDNSSSTSSSQQVSPPHTSSLRTEDSQPPMLGQESVDEPVHSGQEGADEPPTLIKEDLLSSGTVRRTPPDTQEELDESGAPPLKKICTGENAVLR